One segment of Methylocella silvestris BL2 DNA contains the following:
- a CDS encoding PilN domain-containing protein, which produces MSFIDTLSARASHWLDEVAAAALAWRETLRPPRFARLAEGDDGAFTIEDSSPPGAKGGAAARKAEAKARAGAGLIRIKDGAVIAADGAALGQILSGARVEIVLRSDRFLFRPLYLPRRASDFLEGIIRAQIDRLTPWGPAEAAFGCLPSTDTAGDRMLVTVAATSRRLLTPFVEAIAGFGVETVIISTRAPDAGNPPGETQPVKIFEQKVGAALDARRLRRWLAGLLIGLGLLCAAALAVSGFATSELQSRLEDINRNIAQRRAALGSGDDPNNAAALALRQRKSDAPSMIVVYDELSRILPDDSYLTELRVESDKVQIVGVARDATGLIRLIEQSPQFTHAVFFAPTTRLPSDAGQHFFIEAHISPGVHRPEAQSQ; this is translated from the coding sequence ATGAGTTTCATCGACACGCTGTCCGCCAGGGCCTCGCATTGGCTGGACGAAGTGGCCGCCGCCGCGCTGGCCTGGCGCGAGACCTTGCGGCCGCCGCGTTTTGCCCGCCTTGCCGAGGGCGACGACGGCGCCTTCACGATCGAGGATTCCTCCCCGCCCGGCGCGAAGGGAGGCGCGGCTGCGCGCAAGGCCGAAGCCAAAGCCCGCGCGGGCGCAGGACTGATCCGGATCAAGGACGGCGCCGTCATCGCCGCTGACGGCGCGGCGCTGGGACAAATCTTGTCGGGCGCGCGCGTCGAGATCGTGCTGCGGTCCGACCGCTTCCTGTTCCGGCCGCTTTACCTGCCCCGCCGCGCCTCCGACTTTCTCGAGGGCATCATCCGGGCTCAGATCGATCGACTCACTCCATGGGGACCCGCCGAGGCGGCGTTTGGCTGCCTGCCGTCGACGGACACCGCGGGCGACCGCATGCTCGTCACCGTCGCCGCGACGTCGCGGCGGCTACTGACGCCCTTTGTCGAGGCGATCGCCGGCTTCGGCGTCGAGACCGTCATCATTTCGACCCGGGCGCCCGACGCCGGAAATCCGCCGGGCGAAACCCAGCCCGTCAAAATATTCGAGCAAAAAGTCGGCGCGGCGCTCGACGCCAGACGGCTGCGGCGCTGGCTCGCGGGTCTCCTCATCGGCCTTGGCCTCCTTTGCGCCGCCGCTCTCGCGGTTTCAGGCTTCGCGACGAGCGAACTCCAGTCGCGGCTGGAGGATATCAATCGCAACATCGCCCAGCGCCGCGCGGCGCTGGGCTCAGGCGACGACCCGAACAATGCGGCCGCCCTTGCGTTGCGGCAAAGGAAGAGCGACGCGCCTTCGATGATCGTCGTTTACGACGAATTGTCGCGCATTCTTCCCGATGATTCCTATCTGACCGAATTGCGCGTCGAAAGCGACAAGGTCCAGATCGTCGGCGTCGCGCGCGACGCCACCGGGCTCATCCGTCTGATCGAGCAATCGCCGCAATTCACGCATGCCGTGTTTTTCGCGCCGACAACGCGGCTGCCGTCGGACGCCGGGCAGCATTTCTTCATCGAGGCGCATATCTCGCCGGGCGTCCATAGGCCGGAGGCGCAGAGCCAATGA
- the gspM gene encoding type II secretion system protein GspM, whose protein sequence is MNFADLGKRLNQSGALAALVYVAVVIGLIVTIWLTLAGLGDAYADYLSAGSRLAAIEGRVGAGKQSGDEVEGSPFLEGPTITVAGAELQRRVVAAVAAVGGSVLSSQIDLQGSQASEGFVVLSTSCEVAQAALQPLLYDIEERAPFLFVEQLIIQSSHGSDAAEGKKMRVQIDVAGQWRVPK, encoded by the coding sequence ATGAACTTCGCCGACTTAGGCAAACGCCTTAACCAATCGGGCGCCCTAGCCGCTTTAGTCTATGTCGCAGTTGTGATAGGCTTGATTGTGACGATATGGTTGACCTTGGCCGGCCTGGGCGACGCCTACGCCGACTATCTCTCCGCTGGCTCGAGACTTGCCGCGATCGAGGGACGCGTCGGCGCGGGGAAGCAATCTGGCGACGAAGTCGAGGGCTCGCCTTTTCTCGAAGGTCCGACCATCACTGTCGCCGGCGCGGAGCTGCAGCGCCGAGTCGTCGCCGCGGTCGCGGCGGTCGGGGGGAGCGTATTGTCCTCGCAGATCGATCTTCAGGGATCGCAGGCGAGCGAAGGGTTTGTGGTCCTGTCGACCAGTTGCGAAGTCGCACAGGCGGCGTTGCAGCCGTTGCTTTACGATATTGAGGAACGGGCGCCCTTCCTGTTCGTTGAGCAACTGATTATCCAGTCGTCCCATGGGAGCGACGCAGCGGAAGGAAAAAAGATGCGGGTGCAAATCGACGTCGCGGGTCAATGGCGGGTCCCGAAATGA
- a CDS encoding cell envelope integrity/translocation protein TolA, whose translation MSLRDHPGAALSGGGHALLLAALVFSFAHSSKFDDAQETIPVEMLTDSQFNQIMKGEKTAKLSEKPQQKAQKLAEITEAKPVLTRDPAKTDVPTPPPRAQPVDDPGRSDEAKAAPTPPERPVVEPAKAQPEPQKAEPAKTEPAKAEAAKPEPAKQTAATPPDAVAPDAEEPKPVAKPKPEPKKVAEAKPEPKKIIAEPKPRPVDPPKKPEPKFKPDELAKLLEEQKPKDKPQETPAKPKSGEESAEPTPKFDLSAISRLLNKDAPQQKAATGRELQQVASLGSPTASAAKMSPTLWAQLDGILQDQYRHCWNFVGLAGQQKYVPQIHVQYAQDGGLVGTPELLNPPADPNLRSLADSALRAVRRCNPLRIPAQYQPFYDQWKGRIVRFDPEDML comes from the coding sequence ATGTCGCTGCGCGATCATCCGGGAGCCGCTCTATCCGGCGGCGGGCACGCCCTGCTGCTCGCCGCCTTGGTCTTTTCGTTCGCCCATTCTTCGAAATTCGACGATGCCCAGGAGACGATTCCGGTCGAGATGCTGACCGACTCGCAATTCAACCAGATCATGAAAGGCGAAAAGACCGCCAAACTTAGCGAGAAGCCGCAGCAGAAAGCGCAAAAGCTCGCTGAAATCACCGAGGCGAAGCCGGTGCTGACGCGCGATCCCGCCAAGACCGACGTTCCCACCCCGCCGCCGCGCGCCCAGCCTGTGGACGATCCTGGCCGCAGCGATGAGGCGAAAGCCGCGCCGACGCCGCCGGAACGTCCTGTGGTCGAACCCGCCAAAGCGCAGCCGGAGCCGCAGAAGGCCGAGCCAGCCAAGACCGAGCCAGCCAAAGCCGAGGCGGCGAAACCCGAGCCCGCGAAACAGACGGCCGCGACGCCGCCTGACGCCGTTGCGCCGGACGCCGAAGAGCCAAAGCCCGTCGCCAAACCCAAGCCCGAGCCGAAGAAGGTCGCTGAAGCCAAGCCCGAGCCAAAGAAAATTATTGCTGAGCCCAAGCCGCGGCCGGTTGATCCGCCGAAAAAGCCCGAGCCAAAATTCAAGCCGGACGAGCTCGCCAAATTGCTTGAGGAGCAAAAGCCAAAGGACAAGCCGCAGGAGACGCCGGCGAAGCCAAAATCGGGCGAAGAGAGCGCCGAACCGACGCCAAAGTTCGACCTCTCGGCGATCAGCCGCTTGCTCAACAAGGACGCGCCGCAGCAGAAAGCGGCGACGGGCCGCGAGCTACAGCAGGTCGCCTCGCTCGGCTCTCCGACGGCGAGCGCCGCCAAAATGTCGCCAACGCTCTGGGCCCAGCTCGACGGAATTCTGCAGGACCAGTACCGTCATTGCTGGAATTTCGTTGGATTGGCCGGGCAACAGAAATATGTGCCGCAGATTCATGTGCAATATGCGCAGGACGGCGGGCTTGTCGGCACGCCTGAATTGCTGAACCCGCCGGCCGACCCCAATCTGCGCTCGCTCGCAGACAGCGCCCTGCGGGCGGTGCGCCGTTGCAATCCGCTGCGCATTCCCGCGCAGTACCAGCCCTTCTATGACCAATGGAAAGGCCGGATCGTCCGCTTTGATCCGGAAGACATGCTTTGA
- a CDS encoding ExbD/TolR family protein — MAMSTIAGRKGGRGRRGSPRYRPMADINMTPFIDVMLVLLIIFMVAAPLLATGVAIDLPQTKSAALNVEQKPLSVAVDDKGAVFVMDEPVDMAKLADKLKELAKSGFDERIYVRGANQVNYGKIAEVMSIITTAGFKKVALVTDPSKT, encoded by the coding sequence ATGGCGATGTCGACAATTGCTGGACGCAAGGGCGGGCGCGGGCGCCGCGGCTCGCCGCGCTACCGGCCGATGGCCGACATCAACATGACGCCGTTCATCGACGTCATGCTGGTGCTTCTGATCATCTTCATGGTGGCGGCGCCCTTGCTCGCGACCGGGGTCGCGATCGATCTGCCGCAAACCAAATCGGCGGCGCTCAATGTCGAACAGAAGCCCCTGTCTGTCGCGGTCGACGACAAGGGCGCGGTCTTCGTCATGGATGAGCCGGTTGATATGGCCAAGCTTGCCGACAAGCTGAAAGAGCTCGCCAAATCCGGTTTCGACGAGCGCATTTATGTCCGCGGCGCCAATCAGGTGAATTACGGCAAGATCGCCGAGGTGATGTCGATCATCACGACCGCCGGATTCAAGAAGGTCGCCCTCGTCACCGATCCGAGCAAGACCTGA
- the tolQ gene encoding protein TolQ, whose protein sequence is MNPADIAATGVAATGFAQGSEVSLLSMFWSAHIVVKLVMLGLLAASVWCWAIIINKVILLRRTQRAIDQFEEVFWSGASLDELYTTLSARPTSGMASLFVAAMREWRRSVQGAATSTFMGLQARIEKVLDVSIAREVEKLESNLLVLATVASASPFIGLFGTVWGIMSSFRSIAASRNTSLAVVAPGIAEALFATAIGLFAAIPALIAYNKLQGDVAKKQAQLEGFADEFSSILSRQIDQRAAHDQAA, encoded by the coding sequence ATGAATCCAGCCGATATTGCGGCGACCGGCGTGGCCGCGACGGGTTTCGCCCAGGGGAGCGAGGTTTCCCTTCTGTCGATGTTCTGGTCGGCGCATATCGTCGTCAAGCTTGTCATGCTCGGCCTACTGGCGGCCTCCGTCTGGTGCTGGGCGATCATCATCAACAAGGTGATCCTGCTGCGCAGGACACAGCGGGCGATCGATCAGTTCGAGGAAGTGTTCTGGTCCGGCGCCTCGCTCGACGAGCTTTATACGACGCTCTCGGCGCGCCCGACCTCCGGCATGGCGAGCCTGTTCGTCGCCGCCATGCGCGAATGGCGACGCTCGGTGCAGGGGGCCGCGACCTCCACCTTCATGGGCTTGCAGGCTCGAATCGAGAAGGTGCTCGACGTCTCGATCGCGCGCGAGGTCGAAAAGCTCGAATCCAACCTTTTGGTGCTGGCGACGGTCGCCTCCGCCAGCCCCTTCATCGGCCTTTTCGGCACGGTCTGGGGCATCATGTCGTCGTTTCGTTCGATTGCGGCGTCGCGCAACACCTCGCTCGCCGTCGTCGCGCCGGGCATCGCCGAGGCGCTGTTTGCGACCGCGATCGGTCTTTTCGCCGCCATTCCGGCGCTGATCGCCTATAACAAGCTGCAAGGCGACGTCGCCAAGAAGCAGGCCCAGCTCGAGGGCTTCGCCGACGAGTTCTCATCGATCCTGTCGCGCCAGATCGATCAGCGCGCCGCCCACGACCAGGCGGCGTGA
- the ybgC gene encoding tol-pal system-associated acyl-CoA thioesterase, producing the protein MQRKLQPHPHARTFELRVYYEDTDFSGVVYHASYLRFLERGRTEFLRAIGLEHRAIFEQGERFFFAVRAMTLDFKKPALMDDLLIVETRIEAVGGASIGMAQRILRGDEVLVEAKVKIAVVGAGKAIRIPEQMRARLIDNSEAG; encoded by the coding sequence ATGCAACGAAAACTCCAGCCGCATCCGCACGCCCGCACATTCGAGCTGCGCGTCTATTATGAAGACACGGATTTTTCCGGCGTCGTCTATCACGCCTCTTATTTGCGCTTCCTCGAACGGGGCCGCACCGAATTTTTGCGCGCAATTGGGCTTGAGCATCGGGCCATCTTCGAGCAGGGCGAACGCTTCTTTTTCGCCGTGCGCGCGATGACGCTCGATTTTAAAAAGCCCGCGCTGATGGACGATCTCCTGATCGTCGAGACGCGGATCGAAGCGGTCGGCGGCGCTTCCATCGGCATGGCTCAGAGGATTCTTCGCGGCGACGAGGTCCTCGTCGAGGCGAAGGTGAAGATCGCTGTGGTCGGCGCAGGCAAGGCGATCCGGATCCCCGAACAGATGCGGGCAAGGCTCATCGACAATTCTGAAGCGGGCTAA
- a CDS encoding NAD(P)H-dependent glycerol-3-phosphate dehydrogenase, producing the protein MAREEGRKIAVLGAGAWGTALANLAARGGRAKADSEIVLYARDPDHVAEMAATGVNARRLPGVPLLSNVTPVADLAAAADAEIILAVVPAQALRQLLQQLAPLLEGTPPIVVCAKGIEHGTGRFVTDIVREVLPEHIAAILSGPSFAQDVARGLPTAVTLAARDPNVASALAAIVAGPGFRVYSSSDVRGVEIGGAAKNVLAIASGVAAGRELGASAGAALIARGFAELSRFGRAFEAEAATLMGLSGLGDLVLTCTSPLSRNFSLGLALGRGETIAQATERVGLAEGVFTCGVLVDLASAAGVDMPIANAVDAVLAERITIDEAIAELLARPSKPEG; encoded by the coding sequence ATGGCGAGGGAGGAAGGCCGCAAAATCGCGGTTCTGGGGGCTGGCGCTTGGGGAACGGCGCTGGCCAATCTCGCCGCGCGGGGCGGCCGGGCGAAAGCGGACAGCGAGATTGTCCTTTATGCGCGCGACCCCGATCATGTCGCGGAAATGGCGGCGACCGGCGTCAATGCGCGGCGGCTTCCCGGCGTGCCGCTGCTCTCCAATGTGACGCCGGTCGCCGACCTTGCCGCCGCCGCCGACGCCGAAATCATTCTCGCCGTTGTCCCGGCGCAGGCGCTGCGCCAGTTGCTTCAGCAACTCGCCCCATTGCTCGAAGGAACGCCTCCGATCGTCGTCTGCGCCAAGGGGATCGAACATGGCACGGGCCGGTTCGTGACCGACATCGTGCGCGAGGTGCTGCCGGAACATATCGCCGCGATCCTGTCCGGCCCGAGCTTCGCGCAGGACGTCGCGCGCGGCCTGCCGACCGCCGTGACGCTGGCCGCCCGCGATCCGAATGTGGCGTCCGCCCTCGCCGCCATCGTCGCCGGGCCGGGCTTTCGCGTCTATTCGTCGAGCGACGTCCGCGGCGTCGAGATCGGCGGCGCGGCGAAGAATGTGCTCGCCATCGCGAGCGGCGTCGCCGCCGGCCGCGAGCTTGGCGCCAGCGCCGGGGCGGCGCTCATCGCCCGGGGCTTCGCCGAGCTCAGCCGATTCGGCCGCGCCTTCGAGGCCGAGGCCGCGACGCTGATGGGACTTTCGGGTCTCGGCGATCTTGTCCTCACCTGCACCTCGCCGCTGTCGCGCAATTTTTCCCTTGGCCTCGCGCTCGGGCGCGGCGAGACGATCGCGCAGGCGACGGAACGGGTCGGGCTGGCGGAGGGCGTCTTTACCTGCGGCGTGCTGGTCGATCTCGCCAGCGCCGCGGGCGTCGACATGCCGATCGCCAACGCCGTCGACGCCGTGCTGGCGGAGCGGATCACCATCGACGAGGCCATCGCGGAACTTCTGGCGCGGCCCTCGAAACCTGAAGGCTAA
- a CDS encoding EVE domain-containing protein yields MAHWLLKSEPSSWSWDKQVEAGKKGTFWNGVRNHSAKLNLMAMKVGEEAFFYHSNEGKEIVGIVEIIKPYYPDPSDASGKFGMVDVRAKTPLKRPVTLEAIKADPRLKDMILVNNSRLSVQPVSEAEWNIICAEGGLGR; encoded by the coding sequence ATGGCGCATTGGCTGCTCAAGAGCGAGCCATCCTCATGGTCCTGGGACAAGCAGGTCGAGGCGGGCAAGAAAGGCACGTTCTGGAACGGCGTGCGCAACCATTCCGCAAAACTCAATCTGATGGCGATGAAAGTCGGCGAAGAGGCGTTTTTCTACCATTCCAACGAGGGCAAGGAGATCGTCGGGATCGTCGAGATCATCAAGCCCTATTATCCCGACCCGTCCGACGCCAGCGGCAAGTTCGGCATGGTCGACGTGCGCGCCAAGACGCCCCTGAAGCGGCCGGTGACTCTCGAGGCGATCAAGGCCGATCCGAGGCTCAAGGACATGATCCTCGTCAACAATTCCCGCCTTTCGGTGCAGCCGGTGAGCGAGGCGGAATGGAACATCATCTGCGCGGAGGGCGGCCTCGGGCGATGA
- the ampH gene encoding D-alanyl-D-alanine-carboxypeptidase/endopeptidase AmpH: MIRRAIFLSIAIIAAPFASRADDGADPVLAAATDVGGVVMFMESGAPGMVLAVVRGGHSLVLGYGETEKGNKRTPDGDSLVRLNSITKVFATETLAALAADGKLRLTDTLQRYAGAAKVPASSGHEITLLDLATHSAALPREMGESPEGVMQRAWPTRADRWAWLPGYKLPWAPGTIASYSNVSFDLLADAIETAAGEAYPNVLRARVTAPLGMANTTFTPTPAQCERLMVGSGLGGAGPCVDTTATDGSGGLYSTANDMARWLRHNIEDANDGPLALSHAVYRQRQALEAAIGFDEAGPMSGLGLGWVITAGEGIRPTLIAKSGGGVGFMSYIVFAPGRGVGLFVAVNRAEFGMFKALTETANGIVMDLVTR; the protein is encoded by the coding sequence GTGATCAGGCGAGCCATTTTCCTATCGATTGCAATCATAGCGGCTCCTTTTGCGTCGCGCGCCGACGATGGCGCCGATCCTGTGCTGGCTGCGGCGACCGACGTTGGCGGCGTGGTGATGTTCATGGAGTCTGGCGCGCCCGGCATGGTGCTTGCGGTCGTGCGCGGCGGCCACAGTCTCGTGCTCGGCTATGGCGAGACCGAGAAGGGCAATAAGCGCACGCCGGACGGTGATAGTTTGGTGCGGCTGAATTCGATCACAAAAGTGTTCGCCACCGAAACGCTCGCAGCGCTCGCCGCCGACGGCAAGCTGCGGCTGACCGACACGCTGCAGCGCTATGCCGGCGCCGCCAAGGTTCCGGCGTCGAGCGGCCATGAGATCACGCTGCTCGACCTCGCCACCCATTCGGCGGCGCTGCCGCGTGAAATGGGCGAATCGCCCGAAGGGGTGATGCAGCGCGCTTGGCCGACAAGGGCCGACCGCTGGGCCTGGCTGCCGGGCTACAAGCTGCCATGGGCGCCGGGGACCATCGCTTCCTATTCCAACGTCAGCTTCGATCTGCTCGCCGACGCGATCGAGACCGCCGCGGGCGAAGCCTATCCGAATGTGCTGCGCGCCCGCGTGACGGCGCCGCTCGGCATGGCCAATACAACCTTCACACCGACGCCGGCGCAATGCGAAAGACTGATGGTGGGCTCGGGGCTCGGCGGCGCCGGTCCCTGCGTCGACACCACCGCCACCGACGGCAGCGGCGGCCTCTACAGCACGGCCAACGACATGGCGCGCTGGCTGCGCCACAACATAGAGGACGCCAATGACGGTCCGCTCGCGCTGAGCCATGCGGTCTACCGGCAGCGGCAAGCGCTCGAGGCGGCGATCGGCTTCGACGAGGCGGGGCCGATGTCGGGTCTTGGCCTCGGCTGGGTGATCACGGCGGGGGAGGGGATCCGTCCGACGCTGATCGCCAAGAGCGGCGGCGGCGTTGGATTTATGAGCTATATCGTCTTTGCGCCGGGACGCGGCGTCGGCCTGTTCGTCGCCGTCAACCGGGCCGAATTTGGGATGTTCAAAGCCCTCACCGAAACCGCGAACGGGATCGTCATGGATCTCGTTACGCGCTAG
- a CDS encoding protease inhibitor I42 family protein, producing MARACIKAFVAACACAMLASGAARAQNPGRIAGEADNGRTIRLHAGETITLRLPENPSTGYGWSLEPYDAELLDVRQGPYRTLSGALGAGGEASWTIRARAAGSSTATTTLGLKLWRQWEGDPSIVKRFGVTLRVAS from the coding sequence ATGGCGCGCGCATGTATCAAGGCCTTTGTCGCAGCCTGCGCTTGCGCAATGCTGGCGTCCGGCGCCGCGCGGGCGCAGAATCCCGGGCGGATCGCCGGCGAAGCCGACAATGGCAGAACGATCCGGCTGCACGCCGGGGAAACAATCACCCTGCGGCTGCCCGAAAATCCCTCGACCGGCTATGGCTGGAGCCTTGAGCCCTATGACGCCGAATTGCTCGACGTTCGGCAGGGCCCGTATCGGACGCTGTCGGGCGCGCTCGGCGCCGGAGGCGAAGCAAGCTGGACGATTCGGGCAAGGGCGGCGGGATCGTCCACGGCAACGACCACCCTCGGGCTCAAGCTGTGGCGGCAATGGGAGGGCGACCCATCCATCGTTAAGCGCTTTGGCGTGACGCTGCGGGTGGCGTCCTGA
- a CDS encoding Rieske 2Fe-2S domain-containing protein, producing the protein MAFTSICSADAVGEGSMGLFQAGKKSVLLVWPAGGELKAYRGRCPHADMPLTESSFDGRKVTCLHHNWGFECDTGKCVTHAVRNALHPYPLRIDGEEIQVDLGPVREPRAKS; encoded by the coding sequence ATGGCGTTTACCTCAATCTGCAGCGCCGACGCAGTCGGCGAAGGAAGCATGGGCCTTTTCCAGGCCGGAAAGAAAAGCGTTCTGCTGGTCTGGCCGGCCGGCGGCGAACTCAAGGCCTATCGCGGGCGCTGCCCCCATGCCGACATGCCGCTGACCGAGTCGAGCTTCGACGGCAGGAAGGTGACCTGCCTGCACCATAATTGGGGCTTTGAGTGCGACACCGGCAAATGCGTCACCCACGCCGTGCGCAACGCCCTGCATCCCTATCCGCTGCGTATCGACGGAGAGGAGATCCAAGTCGATCTGGGCCCGGTCAGGGAGCCCCGCGCGAAGAGCTGA
- the ahcY gene encoding adenosylhomocysteinase, which yields MTHSFNDYAIADIKLADWGRRELAIAETEMPGLMATRAEYGPSQPLKGARIAGSLHMTIQTAVLIETLKALGADIRWASCNIYSTQDHAAAAIAAAGIPVFARKGESLYDYWEYTHKIFEWDDGGAPNLILDDGGDATMLVHLGMRAEAGDTAFLETPGNEEEEFFFAAIKRRLVSHPGLYTKYGQAIKGVSEETTTGVHRLYLMEKDGKLLWPAINVNDSVTKSKFDNLYGCRESLVDGIRRGTDVMMAGKVAMVAGFGDVGKGSAASLRNAGARVLVSEVDPICALQAAMEGYEVTTMEEAAPRADIFVTCTGNIDVITVEHMRAMKDRAIVCNIGHFDSEIQVAGLRNFKWHNVKPQVDEIEFADGKRIILLSEGRLVNLGNATGHPSFVMSASFTNQTLAQIELWTKQGQYERKVYTLPKHLDEKVAALHLDKIGVKLSKLTPAQSIYLGVPEHGPFKPDHYRY from the coding sequence GTGACCCATTCCTTCAACGATTACGCCATTGCCGACATTAAGCTCGCCGATTGGGGCCGGCGCGAACTCGCGATCGCCGAGACCGAAATGCCCGGTCTCATGGCGACCCGCGCGGAATATGGGCCGAGCCAGCCGCTGAAGGGCGCGCGCATCGCCGGATCGCTGCATATGACGATCCAGACCGCGGTGCTGATCGAGACCCTCAAGGCTCTCGGCGCCGACATCCGCTGGGCCTCCTGCAACATCTATTCGACGCAGGACCACGCCGCCGCCGCCATCGCCGCGGCCGGCATTCCGGTCTTCGCGCGCAAAGGCGAGAGCCTCTACGACTATTGGGAATATACCCATAAGATCTTCGAATGGGACGACGGCGGCGCGCCGAACCTCATCCTCGACGATGGCGGCGACGCCACCATGCTGGTTCATCTCGGCATGCGCGCCGAGGCGGGGGACACGGCTTTCCTCGAGACGCCCGGCAATGAAGAAGAGGAATTCTTCTTCGCCGCCATCAAGCGGCGGCTCGTCTCGCATCCCGGCCTCTACACGAAATACGGCCAGGCGATCAAAGGGGTGAGCGAAGAGACGACGACCGGCGTGCACCGGCTCTATCTGATGGAGAAGGACGGCAAGCTGCTGTGGCCGGCGATCAACGTCAATGATTCCGTGACCAAGTCGAAATTCGACAATCTCTACGGCTGCCGCGAATCGCTCGTCGACGGCATTCGCCGCGGCACCGATGTGATGATGGCCGGCAAGGTGGCGATGGTGGCGGGCTTCGGCGACGTCGGCAAAGGCTCGGCGGCCTCGCTGCGCAACGCCGGCGCGCGCGTGCTCGTCTCCGAAGTCGATCCGATCTGCGCGCTGCAGGCGGCCATGGAAGGCTATGAAGTCACGACCATGGAAGAGGCGGCGCCGCGCGCCGACATTTTCGTCACCTGCACCGGCAATATCGACGTGATCACGGTCGAGCATATGCGGGCGATGAAAGACCGCGCCATCGTCTGCAACATCGGCCATTTCGATTCCGAAATTCAGGTCGCGGGCCTGCGCAATTTCAAATGGCACAATGTGAAGCCGCAGGTCGACGAGATCGAATTCGCCGACGGCAAGCGCATCATCCTTCTGTCCGAGGGCCGGCTCGTCAATCTCGGCAACGCCACCGGCCATCCGTCCTTCGTGATGTCGGCCTCCTTCACCAATCAGACGCTGGCGCAGATCGAACTATGGACCAAACAGGGCCAGTATGAGCGCAAGGTCTACACCCTGCCAAAGCATCTCGACGAGAAGGTCGCGGCGCTGCATCTCGACAAGATTGGCGTGAAGCTCAGCAAATTGACGCCGGCGCAATCGATCTACCTCGGCGTGCCGGAGCACGGCCCGTTCAAGCCGGATCACTACCGGTATTGA
- a CDS encoding cupin domain-containing protein: MSKNAWPIALCAIVSLQLGPAAAAVDAIPMVLIPAGGDVQWQAGPPSLPKGIEISVLAGDPAKPGPFVLRLKMPPNIVIAPHTHATAENVTVLSGAVFHGMGEKLDVNSGDRLERGGFVYLPALMPHSVWTTGEAVEFQVTGTGPFGVNYINPADDPSKGAK; this comes from the coding sequence ATGTCTAAGAACGCTTGGCCAATCGCGCTTTGCGCAATCGTCTCGCTGCAACTCGGCCCGGCCGCGGCGGCAGTCGATGCAATCCCCATGGTGTTGATCCCTGCGGGCGGCGACGTGCAATGGCAGGCGGGCCCGCCGAGTTTACCCAAGGGAATCGAGATCAGCGTGCTAGCCGGAGATCCGGCGAAGCCGGGGCCGTTCGTTTTGCGGTTGAAGATGCCGCCGAATATCGTCATCGCTCCGCACACGCACGCCACGGCGGAAAATGTGACGGTTTTAAGCGGCGCAGTGTTTCACGGCATGGGGGAGAAGCTGGATGTGAACTCCGGCGACAGGCTGGAGCGCGGCGGCTTTGTCTATTTGCCGGCCTTGATGCCCCATTCCGTCTGGACGACCGGCGAAGCCGTCGAGTTTCAGGTGACGGGGACCGGGCCATTCGGCGTTAACTATATCAACCCGGCCGACGATCCCAGCAAAGGCGCGAAATAG
- a CDS encoding organic hydroperoxide resistance protein — MPVDVKYTAEATATGGRDGHAGTPDGKIDLKLSTVKELGGGGGPGTNPEQLFAAGYAACFIGALKVAAIQDKVSVPADTSVTAHVGIGPRSEGGFGITADLTISLPGLDPAKAEALIAKAHQSCPYSNATRGNLDVGLTLA, encoded by the coding sequence ATGCCAGTCGACGTCAAATACACCGCCGAGGCCACCGCGACGGGAGGCCGTGACGGTCATGCGGGCACCCCCGACGGAAAAATCGACCTGAAACTCTCGACGGTGAAGGAACTTGGGGGCGGGGGCGGCCCCGGAACCAATCCCGAGCAGCTTTTCGCGGCGGGCTATGCGGCGTGCTTCATCGGCGCGCTCAAGGTCGCGGCCATTCAGGACAAGGTCAGCGTGCCCGCCGATACGAGCGTCACGGCGCATGTCGGGATCGGTCCGCGCTCGGAGGGAGGCTTTGGCATCACAGCCGATCTGACGATCTCTTTGCCGGGTCTTGATCCTGCAAAGGCCGAGGCGTTGATCGCCAAGGCGCATCAAAGTTGCCCCTATTCCAACGCGACCCGCGGCAACCTCGATGTCGGCCTGACATTGGCTTGA